The Nicotiana tabacum cultivar K326 chromosome 14, ASM71507v2, whole genome shotgun sequence genome contains a region encoding:
- the LOC142169186 gene encoding uncharacterized protein LOC142169186 gives MVTTLTSVGTESDQKKASKIPINRRIFTVKNEVTLLIIAGLRTIGDGSGDLNPRVKLTLKNLTIQDPSRLGYLKPITKLDGGTITFRDKSKGNIIGVRKVPFSSTCDVDEVYLVDELSYNLLSISQLCDNDYEVRFKKHGWFIEDKSGKVILSGNKDKNVYTISNIDTLENQICLASVIDGPWVWHRKLGYANMHTIQKLSKHDPVISLPKLDVSKDYICDACQLGKQTRPSFKIKNIVSTTKPLQLLHMNLFGPTRTASIESIHVVFVDTNPHSRNEKLPEDEEISIVPKLVVTGKDYQEESIEQSTIEERETTTTIPNEWKSQPGYPHKFIIGNPQEGITTRRSQKLNSHMALISQLEPKKVEEVLKDIHWVKAMKDELDQSERNKVWKLVPKPSNVSIIGTKWVYRNKLNESGLVMRNKARLVAQGYSQQEVIDYDETFTPVARLESIRILLAFAAHKGFKLFQMDVKGAFLNGYISEEVYVKQLPGFVNDTLPDHSLKGIFISQTKYIKALIKKFGMENAKPIGTPMSPTTMLDEDNHGKSVDETMYRGMIGSLLYFTASRPDIMFSVCKCARFQSAPKESHLTAVKRIIRYLIRTSELGLWYAHSKTFILKGFSDADFAGDTIDRKSTSGTCQLLGNALVSSHSKKQNCVALSKIEAGYLAIESCCTQVLWIMHQLLDYDLSITMTSIFCDNTSAICLAKTSVHHSRAKHIEIKHHFIRDHIAKLSLLILSKETLTMVKRNLSSSTATRRSRRFRKTLNPEETVDLESFINSDPLKTDNKSSKSSEDLPIIQKKAGKRTMEQNPKESACKKGKVESTKFGPEDK, from the exons ATGGTCACAACACTAACCAGTGTAGGAACAGAATCAGATCAGAAAAAGGCTTCGAAAATCCCAATAAACCGTCGTATTTTTACTGTGAAAAACGAGGTCACACTTCTAATCATTGCAGGTTTAAGGACAATAGGAGATGGGTCTGGTGACCTAAATCCTCGAGTCAAACTAACACTCAAAAATCTAACCATTCAGGACCCAAGtaggcttgggtacctaaaacCAA tcaccaaactaGATGGAGGAACAATTACCTTCAGAGATAAAtcaaaaggaaatattattggaGTTAGAAAAGTTCCTTTTAGCTCAACATGTGATGTGGACGAAGTATACCTGGTTGATGAACTCAGTTACAATCTTCTCAGTATCAGTCAACTATGTGACAATGACTATGAGGTTCGTTTTAAGAAACACGGTTGGTTCATAGAAGACAAATCAGGTAAAGTCATTCTCTCAGGTAACAAAGACAAAAATGTCTACACCATCAGTAATATAGATACTCTTGAAAACCAAATTTGTCTTGCTTCTGTGATCGATGGCCCTTGGGTTTGGCATAGAAAGCTTGGATATGCAAATATGCATACAATCCAAAAACTTTCTAAACATGATCCTGTCATTAGTCTTCCAAAGTTAGATGTTTCAAAAGATTATATTTGTGATGCATGTCAACTAGGAAAACAAACTCGCCcatctttcaaaatcaaaaacattGTTTCTACTACTAAACCACTTCAACTATTGCATATGAATTTGTTTGGTCCAACCAGAACTGCTAGCATAG AATCAATTCATGTTGTTTTTGTTGACACTAACCCTCACTCAAGGAATGAAAAACTTCCTGAAGATGAGGAAATTTCTATTGTTCCAAAACTTGTTGTTACAGGAAAAGACTATCAAGAGGAGTCGATTG AACAGTCGACTATTGAGGAAAGGGAAACAACCACAACCATCCCAAATGAATGGAAAAGTCAACCAGGATATCCTCACAAATTCATTATTGGAAATCCACAAGAAGGAATCACTACCAGAAGATCTCAAAAGCTCAATTCCCACATGGCTCTaatttctcaacttgagccaaagaAAGTGGAGGAAGTACTAAAAGACATTCACTGGGTCAAAGCAATGAAGGATGAACTTGATCAATCTGAAAGAAATAAAGTATGGAAACTGGTTCCAAAACCTTCAAATGTTTCTATCATAGGAACAAAATGGGTCTACAGAAATAAGTTAAATGAATCCGGCCTAGTGATGCGGAATAAAGCACGGCTTGTTGCACAAGGTTACTCTCAGCAAGAGGTAATCGACTACGATGAAACATTCACACCAGTAGCAAGACTGGAATCTATTCGAATATTACTTGCCTTTGCTGCTCATAAAGGATTCAAACTATTCCAAATGGATGTAAAAGGTGCTTTTCTAAATGGATACATCTCTGAAGAAGTCTATGTAAAGCAACTTCCTGGTTTTGTAAATGATACTCTCCCAGATCAT TCTCTCAAAGGGATCTTTATCAGTCAAACCAAGTACATTAAAGCACTTATAAAAAAGTTTGGCATGGAGAATGCTAAGCCCATTGGGACTCCAATGAGTCCAACAACTATGCTTGATGAAGATAACCATGGAAAAAGTGTTGATGAAACTATGTACAGAGGAATGATTGGATCCTTATTATATTTCACTGCTAGTCGACCAGATATAATGTTTAGTGTGTGTAaatgtgcaaggtttcaatcggctccaaaggaatctcatcttacTGCTGTTAAACGAATTATAAGATATCTTATTAGGACCTCTGAATTAGGATTATGGTATGCTCACTCAAAAACTTTTATTCTGAAAGGCTTTTCAGATGCAGATTTTGCAGGTGATACGATCGACAGGAAAAGTACTAGTGGCACATGCCAACTATTGGGAAATGCACTAGTCTCCTCGCATAGCAAGAAACAAAACTGTGTTGCCCTATCAAAAATTGAAGCAGGATATTTAGCTATTGAAAGTTGCTGTACACAAGTTCTTTGGATCATGCATCAACTTCTTGACTATGATTTATCTATTACCATGACTTCCATATTCTGTGATAATACTAGTGCTATTTGTTTGGCAAAAACTTCTGTGCATCACTCTAGAGCAAAGCATATAGAAATCAAGCATCATTTTATTCGCGATCATATTGCTAAA CTGTCACTCCTCATCCTCTCCAAAGAAACCCTCACCATGGTGAAAAGAAACCTCTCATCCTCCACTGCTACCAGACGAAGCAGAAGGTTTCGGAAAACACTCAACCCTGAAGAAACTGTAGATTTGGAATCATTCATCAACTCAGACCCTCTCAAAACCGACAATAAAAGTAGTAAATCTTCTGAGGACCTTCCCATTATCCAGAAAAAGGCAGGAAAGAGGACCATGGAGCAAAATCCCAAAGAATCTGCATGCAAGAAAGGGAAAGTGGAGAGTACTAAATTTGGGCCAGAGGACAAATGA
- the LOC142169187 gene encoding uncharacterized protein LOC142169187, translating to MLVPVPFDGMWYRSWRRSVLRALSVKNKLGFINGECRKPSPNSAQFCQWERCDDMVTSGILNSLAKDISDSVEYVNDSVELWMELEDRYDQTNGAKLYQIQKEINNLVQGSLDITAYYTRMKRLWE from the coding sequence ATGTTAGTACCGGTTCCATTCGATGGAATGTGGTATAGATCTTGGAGAAGAAGTGTATTACGAGCTCTGTCAGTCAAGAACAAGCTAGGGTTCATAAATGGGGAATGTAGGAAACCTAGCCCTAATTCAGCTCAATTTTGCCAATGGGAAAGATGTGACGATATGGTGACCTCCGGGATTCTCAATTCCCTCGCAAAGGATATTTCTGATAGCGTTGAGTATGTAAATGACTCTGTCGAGTTATGGATGGAGCTGGAAGACCGATATGATCAAACAAATGGAGCAAAGTTATATCAGATCCAAAAAGAGATCAACAACCTTGTTCAGGGCTCATTGGATATCACTGCCTACTACACACGAATGAAGAGATTGTGGGAATAA